AGAATTTAGCATACTGCTTATGAATATCCCTGATAACAAGTTCTTCCTTCTGTTCAGGGTAAATCCCAACTCCATCAACAATATCTCCTCCAATAACGATATACTTAACCTTCGAGGCAAGCTCTCTCTGGGAACTATTACCCTCTTCCATGCGAAGCCATTTTATAAATCTGAGAAAAACGTCGTCGAGGAATTTGGCACTTCCTACATGCACATCTGAAATAAGAACTGCAACAACAGGGTCGGGGCTCTTTCTCACCTCCCTGTTAATAGGAACATCGGGGAAGAAAATCTCATTAACAATGAAGAGACCTCTGCCATATTTTCCTTTCAACCCTATTATTTCATCTGTTACTATCTCAGTGGAAATCTTTTTTAAATCTTCATCTCTATTCAGTATCAATGCATTGGATATTCCACTGGGGTCTTCAAGCTCAATTAAAATATGCCCCCTTTTTGTTTCCTTTTTATTATTCACTATACCGATAATGGAACTCTCAGAAGGAGAGTGATTTTTCACAATCTCAATTAGATTTGAGCCTGTAAGAGCCTGCCTGTTTTTCAGAACTTTACCAAGAACCTCGTATCTATGATTAAAAAATTTAACAAAATTGTTTATATTGCCTGAAGTGAAACTTTTTGAAGTTATGTCCTTACTGCGACTTATTTTTATATCAGCATCATATTCTTCAGCTGTTACCTTTTTTCTCCCTTTAATTATAACCTCAGTTTTTTTTTCATTTCCATTTTTTATTTCATCAAGAAGTTCCTGGGTTACGACGGAAGTGCCCTTCCGCTTTGTGATATCCAGAATCCTGCTCATATCCAACTCTGAAGAGCAAAGCTGTCTCAGTTCTCCGAGTACAGAGGGATGGATATTGATATTACAATCAAGAAACCTGCATAGAATTTCAGTTTTATTCATACTGTTATCCTGAGAAATATTAACATTTATAGCAATAGTTTCTGAGTGATTATATAATTCCTCAGACTGCTGAGCCTGACATCTTCAAGAATACAATCTTTTATTCTTGAGATTGGCACTTCAAGCTTTATCTCCTTTGTTCTTCCATATCTTCCCTTGCTTATTACCTTCGAGTTGAGAATACCAAGAAGATCAAGCTCTGAAATTAAATCCGATACTCTTCTCTGAGTAAGCGGGTCTATGGAAACATACCTGCACAGACTCGTGTAGATATCGTAAATTTTACCTGTGCTTATAAACTTCTCCTTCCTCTCCTCGAGGTAAATCACGGCATAGAGTAAAAGCTTTGACTGGGTCGGAAGTGTCTGGATAGCTTCAACTATATTGTCCGATTCAATCTTGCTGTTAGCTTTTCTGACATGCCTTTCTGTAGCTATACTTGCATTCTCCCTTTCAGCCACCTCTCCACTCACCCTCAAAAGGTCAAGGGCCTTTCTTGCGTCACCATGGTCACGAGCTGCAAGAGCGGAGCATAGAGGTATGACATACTCATCGAAAGAACCTTCCAAAAAGGCGAGCTCAGCCCTTCTCTTGAGAATATCCTCAAGCTGCTTTGCATTATAAGGCTTGAAAATTATTTCATCTCTTCCGAGGGTGCTTAAAACTCTATTATCCAGATAATCAGTAAATTTAAGGTCATTTGATATACCTATAACACTCAATTTCGAATTTTTTAGTTCAGAGTTTATTCTTGTCAGGTAATATAAAACTGAATCTCCATGTTTACCTACTATTCTATCTATTTCATCCAGAACAACTATTATAATATTATTCTCACTATCCGCTCCCTCCTTAAAAGAGTCATAAACTTTATCTGTAGGCCAGCCTGTAAAGGGAACATTCTTTCCAAACTCATTTGCAAGAGTGCAGAGAATTCTATACTGGGTGTTTACAAGTTCACAGTTTATATATACAGTTTTTATATTGAAATCAACTTTCGAGCTTGCTCTCTCAAGCTCACTGCACACAAACTTTGTCACTATTGTTTTCCCTGTTCCACTCTTGCCATATATAAGCACATTAGAAGGGGTCTCCTCTTTAAGCGAAGGAGCTATAAGAGAAGCCAAATATTTTATCTCTTCCTCCCTGTGAGGCAATTCATCTGGAGTATAAGAATGTCTTAATACCTCCCTATCTTTAAATATAGGCTGCTTCTTTAAAAAAGGTTCAAATATTCCTGTAAAAGAGCTTTTGCTATCCATAACTGATATCTCCTCGACCTAATTAGCATTGATAAGAGCAGGTATTCTTTTGTAGTCAGTATATATATTACTTATGTCTATCCAAGCTTTCTTTCTTGTAGAGTCTGCTTACCACACTATCACAGAGACCCCATTATTTCTACTGGAAACATTATTGTGAAGTATGTTATTGCAATATCTGTTCAAAAGATTTATATATGATAATATCGTAAATTTCAGATGGATATTTTATTACTCCTTATTTTTATATCATTCTATTTTATTACTCCTTTTGTTCTATAGGAAATATAGGGGGTGGGTGTCAGTACTCCAGATTATCGAGAAGTTTTCTAATTTCTCTTATATTCCTCATAAGTCCTTCAAATTCTTCAAGATAAACCTTCTTTTTTAGACTTTTATTTAGGTTTATATTGAAAAAAAAGCTGTAGTAATTATGATA
The archaeon BMS3Bbin15 genome window above contains:
- a CDS encoding DNA polymerase II small subunit — protein: MNKTEILCRFLDCNINIHPSVLGELRQLCSSELDMSRILDITKRKGTSVVTQELLDEIKNGNEKKTEVIIKGRKKVTAEEYDADIKISRSKDITSKSFTSGNINNFVKFFNHRYEVLGKVLKNRQALTGSNLIEIVKNHSPSESSIIGIVNNKKETKRGHILIELEDPSGISNALILNRDEDLKKISTEIVTDEIIGLKGKYGRGLFIVNEIFFPDVPINREVRKSPDPVVAVLISDVHVGSAKFLDDVFLRFIKWLRMEEGNSSQRELASKVKYIVIGGDIVDGVGIYPEQKEELVIRDIHKQYAKFYEYLSMIPDYIEIIITPGNHDATRQAEPQPAISEDFVQEYYEDPRIHMTGNPLTAELHGVRVVSYHGRSLDDIISAIPGMSYTKPAKAMLSLLKKRHLSPIYGGKVPLAPENTDYLILEELPEILHMGHVHTFDHLTYRNTLVINSGTFQSQTSFQKKVNLQPTPGKIPVVDLQTLKIVKMEFI
- a CDS encoding cell division control protein 6, with protein sequence MDSKSSFTGIFEPFLKKQPIFKDREVLRHSYTPDELPHREEEIKYLASLIAPSLKEETPSNVLIYGKSGTGKTIVTKFVCSELERASSKVDFNIKTVYINCELVNTQYRILCTLANEFGKNVPFTGWPTDKVYDSFKEGADSENNIIIVVLDEIDRIVGKHGDSVLYYLTRINSELKNSKLSVIGISNDLKFTDYLDNRVLSTLGRDEIIFKPYNAKQLEDILKRRAELAFLEGSFDEYVIPLCSALAARDHGDARKALDLLRVSGEVAERENASIATERHVRKANSKIESDNIVEAIQTLPTQSKLLLYAVIYLEERKEKFISTGKIYDIYTSLCRYVSIDPLTQRRVSDLISELDLLGILNSKVISKGRYGRTKEIKLEVPISRIKDCILEDVRLSSLRNYIITQKLLL